A genomic window from Bradyrhizobium sp. SK17 includes:
- the repC gene encoding plasmid replication protein RepC has protein sequence MAADIEAEARALKLVRERITLCRRDIAKMIATGIEEGVPTRRGGQGPADWQEVHAAFRSIVDQIPRTATRQELEPVAEELSQLADDVLNLLKTHIKSTNPSANESHSERHIQNSNTEPFIDLEPSLHEGRAARAKPKPQPPRVAEGTYPLGMVLSACPDIVDYAKGGISNWRDLLATAAVVRSMLGISPSAWEEAQTVLGEMPAAIVVACILQRGAAIRSAGGYLRGLTRKAEAGEFSLGPILMSQINSRLNEKRRA, from the coding sequence CTGGCGGCCGACATCGAGGCAGAAGCCAGGGCGCTCAAGCTTGTCCGTGAGCGGATCACGCTGTGCCGGCGCGACATCGCCAAGATGATCGCCACTGGCATCGAGGAAGGTGTCCCGACCCGTAGAGGAGGGCAGGGGCCGGCCGACTGGCAGGAAGTGCACGCGGCTTTCCGCTCGATCGTCGACCAGATTCCACGCACCGCGACGAGGCAAGAACTCGAGCCCGTGGCCGAAGAGCTCTCACAGCTTGCCGACGACGTGCTCAATCTTCTGAAAACACATATTAAATCCACGAATCCAAGCGCCAATGAGTCCCATTCTGAGCGCCACATACAGAATTCAAATACAGAACCCTTTATTGATCTTGAACCTAGCCTTCACGAAGGCAGGGCAGCGAGGGCGAAGCCAAAACCTCAACCACCGAGGGTGGCGGAAGGAACGTATCCGTTGGGAATGGTGCTCAGCGCTTGTCCCGACATTGTCGATTACGCCAAAGGCGGGATTTCGAACTGGCGGGATTTGCTTGCGACCGCCGCGGTGGTTCGATCGATGCTGGGGATCAGTCCAAGCGCCTGGGAGGAGGCGCAAACGGTCCTGGGTGAAATGCCGGCTGCAATTGTCGTCGCATGCATCCTGCAGCGCGGCGCCGCGATCAGATCCGCCGGGGGGTACTTGCGCGGGTTGACGCGGAAAGCGGAGGCCGGAGAGTTCTCGCTCGGCCCGATTTTGATGTCGCAGATCAATTCGCGTCTCAACGAAAAGCGCCGGGCGTGA
- a CDS encoding Mu transposase C-terminal domain-containing protein, translating into MSGPFAEEIDDIDWDDACRRADVIREFLRRVSGPTTTAQMRELADELRLSQASAYRLLKLFRAGGTVLSLVGRKAGRPVGHRVLDEARDEIIRAEIKRFYLKKNRPSVSALVREVNASCRAAGLAPPHRRTIVARIEDVDLAKRAKARGEPKIEKSTIAVPGKFEVSRPLQVVQIDHTKADIFVVDEEDRRPLGRPWLTLAMDVCSRMVTGFYLTMAAPSRLSTSLCLLHSVFDKSAWLREREIADPWPVAGLPDQLHVDNGRDFRSRAFQRGCEDAGIDIDWRPPGEPRFGGHIERLIGTQMGKLHLLPGTTFSNPDELGDYDSRRHSAFTLRELERYIALDIVGDYHQSIHASLKRPPIAVWREHEGTIPLRLPQDRMHFWLTFLPEDERTLRPNGIHIFGLRYWSAALAADVGRTGKRRLLIKYDPRDLSRIFVRRLSGNFVEARYADITLPSITLAEAKSSREWLLAKGKREIDMGTIVRTAIARRQLVEDAKRMTATVRHGKAVGRKPRVEDREWGSLRGVDSSKPVPFVEDTD; encoded by the coding sequence ATGTCCGGGCCGTTTGCCGAAGAAATCGATGACATTGATTGGGATGACGCCTGCCGTAGGGCGGATGTGATCCGCGAGTTCCTGCGTCGAGTGTCCGGTCCCACAACGACAGCCCAGATGCGAGAACTTGCCGACGAGCTTCGGCTAAGCCAAGCATCAGCGTATCGGCTGCTGAAGCTATTCCGAGCAGGCGGGACCGTTCTATCACTCGTCGGGCGTAAGGCCGGCCGCCCTGTCGGCCACAGGGTTCTCGACGAAGCGCGCGACGAAATCATCCGGGCCGAGATCAAGCGCTTCTATCTGAAGAAGAACCGCCCATCCGTATCAGCCCTGGTGCGTGAGGTGAACGCGAGTTGTCGCGCTGCAGGCTTGGCGCCACCTCATCGGAGAACAATCGTCGCACGTATTGAAGACGTCGATCTTGCCAAGCGCGCCAAGGCGCGCGGAGAACCGAAGATTGAGAAATCGACTATTGCCGTTCCGGGCAAGTTCGAAGTTTCGAGACCGCTGCAGGTTGTCCAGATCGACCACACCAAGGCAGACATCTTCGTCGTTGATGAAGAGGACCGTCGACCGCTCGGGCGCCCGTGGCTGACATTGGCCATGGATGTCTGCAGCAGGATGGTCACCGGTTTCTACCTCACCATGGCGGCGCCATCTCGGCTATCGACAAGCCTTTGCTTGCTGCATTCGGTGTTCGACAAATCTGCGTGGCTTCGCGAACGCGAGATAGCAGACCCCTGGCCCGTCGCTGGCCTCCCGGATCAGCTCCATGTCGATAATGGCCGCGACTTCCGAAGCCGCGCATTCCAGCGCGGCTGCGAGGATGCCGGTATCGATATTGACTGGCGGCCTCCCGGCGAGCCCCGCTTCGGTGGCCACATCGAGCGCCTGATCGGCACACAGATGGGCAAGCTTCACCTGCTCCCCGGCACAACATTCAGCAATCCCGACGAACTGGGCGATTACGATTCTCGTCGACATTCGGCATTCACGCTGCGCGAACTCGAGCGCTACATCGCTCTCGACATTGTCGGCGACTACCATCAATCGATCCACGCCAGTCTCAAACGACCACCGATCGCTGTATGGCGCGAGCATGAAGGTACAATCCCGCTACGGCTTCCACAGGACCGAATGCATTTCTGGCTCACCTTCCTGCCCGAAGACGAACGGACGCTGCGACCAAACGGCATCCACATCTTCGGACTGCGATACTGGTCCGCCGCCTTGGCTGCGGATGTTGGACGGACCGGCAAGCGGCGGCTGTTGATCAAATATGACCCGCGAGATCTGTCGCGCATATTTGTCCGGCGTCTGTCGGGCAACTTCGTGGAGGCCCGATATGCCGACATCACCTTGCCCTCGATCACCCTCGCTGAAGCCAAGTCGTCGCGAGAATGGCTGCTGGCGAAGGGAAAACGCGAAATCGATATGGGAACAATCGTTCGTACCGCCATAGCTCGGCGCCAGTTGGTGGAAGACGCAAAGCGGATGACGGCTACGGTGCGGCACGGCAAAGCAGTCGGCCGCAAGCCAAGAGTGGAAGATCGCGAATGGGGCTCGCTTCGCGGCGTCGACTCCAGCAAACCCGTACCCTTTGTCGAGGATACGGATTGA
- a CDS encoding TniB family NTP-binding protein, whose product MNEEISHLTAGAAALLVETDERRIRAIRSRRWVLYPRAKQALDRLSALLDYPRGTRMPSIAIYGDSGMGKTMIMKRFRDQHPPSFNPVTGTLKTPVLAMEMTSRPGERRFYAELLTLLGAPQRPRADIAQMEQATLRIMEAIGVQVLVIDEVHNILAGTYREQRIVLNTLRFLSNRLHISLVCFGVNEAREAISGDVQLARRFEQLTLSRWAANEQFETLVTSILRNTPLRRPSVLTPKSLRRILQITEGITANIFHMVNNLAIDAIENGSEQITNEAVESWEPEFDAEAAFA is encoded by the coding sequence ATGAACGAGGAAATCTCCCACCTGACCGCAGGCGCGGCGGCGTTGCTTGTCGAAACGGACGAGCGGCGCATTCGCGCGATACGATCGCGCCGCTGGGTGCTCTACCCACGCGCCAAGCAGGCTCTCGATCGTCTGAGCGCCCTCCTCGACTATCCTCGGGGCACCCGCATGCCTTCGATCGCGATCTATGGCGACAGCGGCATGGGCAAAACGATGATCATGAAGCGCTTCCGGGACCAGCATCCACCGAGCTTCAATCCGGTGACGGGAACACTGAAAACCCCGGTCCTCGCCATGGAAATGACCAGCCGGCCCGGCGAGCGACGGTTCTATGCCGAGCTCCTGACCCTTCTCGGCGCGCCGCAGCGGCCGCGCGCCGACATTGCCCAGATGGAACAGGCGACGCTGCGGATTATGGAGGCCATCGGCGTGCAGGTTCTGGTCATCGACGAGGTGCACAACATCCTTGCCGGAACCTACCGTGAGCAGCGCATAGTGCTGAACACGCTGCGCTTCCTCAGCAATCGTCTTCATATCTCGCTGGTCTGCTTCGGCGTCAACGAGGCGCGGGAGGCCATCAGCGGCGACGTTCAGCTTGCACGCCGGTTCGAGCAGCTCACCTTGAGCCGGTGGGCCGCAAACGAGCAGTTCGAAACCCTGGTGACGTCGATCCTCCGCAACACGCCACTACGCCGGCCGTCGGTGCTCACGCCAAAATCGTTGCGGCGGATCCTGCAGATTACCGAGGGCATCACGGCCAATATCTTCCACATGGTCAACAACCTGGCGATCGACGCCATCGAAAACGGCAGCGAGCAGATTACGAACGAAGCGGTCGAGAGCTGGGAGCCGGAGTTTGATGCCGAGGCGGCATTCGCATGA
- a CDS encoding TniQ family protein, with translation MTEDAPQRKLPVILPPHSDELLSSWINRHAAFYAVPPLVMLRHCLPEAHSLRAADLHLSDDQEIRLAKVFATEPAVVRRMTFTNVAQSSRRLIAVRPQQSCPNCSVRRTEPGPTFRSQLVGWRLTCPLCGCPFRDTDGRELPSPFRQYRDAAIRGEELLDDEAERGVATWISPAEIARLLLMRRIPRPIPRESDLWRFRVLGVIIPDLDGIVAAEQENLPTPASPILRLHVRPALLAGIAIVERAGPEMLRMLRRHMVGDNRFRFTDTAERMIAQAHWPGSSLQLQLI, from the coding sequence ATGACGGAGGATGCACCGCAACGGAAGTTGCCGGTTATATTGCCGCCGCATTCAGACGAACTCCTGTCTTCCTGGATCAACCGGCATGCCGCCTTCTATGCGGTTCCACCGCTGGTCATGCTGCGGCATTGCCTGCCGGAGGCTCATTCGCTGCGAGCCGCCGATCTCCATTTGAGTGACGATCAGGAAATCCGGCTGGCCAAGGTGTTCGCCACCGAGCCGGCTGTCGTGCGTCGAATGACCTTCACCAATGTCGCGCAGTCGTCACGCCGGCTGATCGCAGTCAGGCCGCAGCAATCCTGCCCGAACTGCAGCGTCCGTCGCACGGAACCGGGGCCAACCTTCAGAAGCCAGCTGGTTGGCTGGCGCCTCACCTGCCCTCTCTGCGGATGTCCGTTCCGGGACACCGACGGGCGCGAACTCCCCTCCCCTTTCCGGCAATATCGCGATGCGGCAATTCGGGGCGAAGAGCTGCTCGACGACGAGGCCGAACGTGGTGTCGCGACCTGGATATCGCCTGCCGAAATCGCTCGGCTTCTCCTGATGCGACGCATTCCAAGACCTATTCCCCGTGAGAGTGACCTTTGGCGCTTCAGGGTGCTCGGCGTCATCATTCCCGATCTCGATGGCATCGTTGCTGCGGAACAGGAGAACCTGCCCACGCCCGCAAGTCCGATCCTTCGGCTTCACGTGCGACCGGCACTGCTGGCCGGGATAGCAATTGTCGAACGCGCCGGACCGGAAATGCTCCGAATGCTGCGTCGGCACATGGTGGGCGACAACAGGTTCCGATTCACCGACACCGCCGAACGCATGATAGCCCAAGCCCACTGGCCGGGGTCTTCCCTGCAATTGCAGTTAATCTGA